In Elaeis guineensis isolate ETL-2024a chromosome 1, EG11, whole genome shotgun sequence, a genomic segment contains:
- the LOC105036029 gene encoding large ribosomal subunit protein eL30: MLQRLYNQHSETLAFPFAATAEAGGFCLAHPLLSPPPRRRRRSLVTGATMVVAKKTKKTQESINNRLALVMKSGKYTLGYKTVLRSLRNNKGKLVLIANNCPPLRKSEIEYYAMLAKVGVHHFNGNNVDLGTACGKYFRVCCLSIIDPGDSDIIKSMPGDQ; the protein is encoded by the exons ATGTTACAACGTTTATATAACCAGCACTCAGAAACCCTAGCTTTCCCCTTTGCAGCCACCGCCGAGGCAGGGGGTTTTTGCCTCGCGCATCCGCTCCTCTCGCCGCctccccgccgccgccgccgcagtCTCGTCACCGGAGCAACCATGGTGGTCGCGAAGAAGACG AAGAAGACCCAGGAAAGCATAAACAACAGGCTTGCTCTCGTGATGAAGAGCGGGAAGTATACCCTGGGGTACAAGACCGTCCTGAGATCTCTTCGGAACAACAAAG GGAAGTTGGTACTCATCGCAAACAACTGCCCTCCTCTTCGGAAATCCGAAATTGAGTACTATGCGATGTTGGCAAAGGTCGGAGTCCATCATTTCAATGGAA ACAATGTTGATTTGGGAACAGCCTGTGGCAAATATTTCCGTGTCTGCTGCCTTAGCATTATTGATCCAG GTGATTCTGATATTATCAAGAGCATGCCAGGTGATCAGTGA